The proteins below are encoded in one region of Geobacter sp.:
- a CDS encoding TVP38/TMEM64 family protein produces MNRKKLFVLIAAATAIALFFALDLGRFLTLHALKENRQALLDYYAQHRLAMVAGFMALYIVQTALSLPGAAILSLAAGAVFGAAMGTVYANIAATIGATLAFLVTRYLLHDMVQQRFGARLAKIDRELEERGLNYLLFLRLVPVFPFFLINLAAGLTRLPLRTFFIGTMIGIIPGGFVYCNAGASLATINSLGEIASPRVLGSFALLGLFALVPALYSKFRGKTPSPH; encoded by the coding sequence TTGAACCGGAAAAAACTGTTCGTCCTCATTGCTGCCGCAACGGCAATCGCGCTCTTCTTCGCCCTCGACCTGGGCCGCTTCCTGACCCTCCACGCGCTGAAGGAAAACCGGCAGGCGCTTCTGGACTACTACGCGCAGCACCGGCTGGCCATGGTTGCCGGCTTCATGGCCCTCTACATCGTCCAGACCGCCCTCTCCCTCCCCGGCGCCGCCATCCTCTCCCTTGCTGCCGGTGCCGTCTTCGGCGCGGCCATGGGCACGGTCTACGCCAACATCGCAGCCACCATCGGCGCTACCCTGGCCTTTCTCGTCACCCGCTATCTCCTCCACGACATGGTTCAGCAGCGGTTCGGCGCCAGGCTGGCAAAGATCGACCGGGAACTGGAGGAACGGGGGCTCAACTACCTCCTCTTCCTCCGCCTGGTGCCGGTCTTCCCCTTCTTCCTGATCAACCTTGCCGCCGGGCTCACCCGCCTGCCGCTACGCACGTTCTTCATCGGCACCATGATCGGCATCATCCCCGGCGGATTCGTTTACTGCAACGCCGGCGCCAGCCTGGCAACGATCAATTCGCTCGGTGAGATCGCTTCGCCGCGGGTTTTGGGCTCATTCGCCCTGCTCGGGCTGTTCGCCCTGGTACCGGCGCTCTACAGCAAATTCAGGGGGAAAACCCCTTCGCCGCATTGA
- a CDS encoding TolC family protein, whose amino-acid sequence MRFPVLVSCMLLLAATRSGAEPPAALNLDEAVAIAVRNHPRATEALANQAGAEARIGLAQSAYYPQISLDADWSKGRTYFSPLNGIRSTEAYTAVATLRQTIYDFGRTAGAVESQRGGVDAARQSVALTRQDIALRARSAFYLLLAAEKQVSAVEATLKSREEMLRQAKEFHAAGIRAKVDVAKAEASYYNARSALSRAETNREVARMEFATALGLKAPPNRQLAEPATDAGMGGDLTGMQRLAMQRRAELRLIQAQITAARGTHRAAKSGHLPVLTGNADVGYADRNFPPEGNVWNVGVSLSVPIFSGYAVTSREQEASAQISALEARAEDTRLSIVKEVETAWFAIRDAESRLEATAKERDAAHETLALALGRYGEGVGSIIEVTDAQAQALSADTANIEAVYDIGIARARLARAVGSE is encoded by the coding sequence ATGAGATTTCCGGTTCTGGTGTCATGCATGCTGCTGCTCGCGGCAACACGGTCGGGTGCGGAGCCGCCGGCCGCTCTCAACCTGGACGAGGCAGTGGCGATTGCCGTCAGGAATCACCCCCGTGCCACGGAGGCCCTGGCCAACCAGGCGGGCGCCGAGGCCCGGATCGGCCTGGCGCAGTCTGCCTACTATCCGCAGATCAGCCTGGATGCCGACTGGAGCAAGGGGAGAACCTATTTTTCGCCGCTGAACGGCATCCGGAGCACCGAGGCATATACTGCCGTGGCCACGCTCAGGCAGACGATCTACGATTTCGGCAGGACCGCCGGGGCGGTGGAGAGCCAGCGCGGCGGCGTTGATGCCGCACGTCAGTCAGTCGCCCTGACCCGCCAGGACATTGCCCTCAGGGCACGGAGCGCCTTCTACCTCCTGCTGGCGGCCGAGAAACAGGTGTCGGCGGTAGAGGCGACCCTCAAGTCGCGGGAAGAGATGCTGAGGCAGGCGAAAGAGTTCCATGCCGCCGGTATCCGGGCCAAGGTGGATGTGGCAAAGGCCGAGGCGAGTTACTACAACGCCCGCTCTGCGCTGTCGCGTGCCGAAACCAACCGCGAGGTTGCCAGGATGGAGTTCGCAACGGCGCTGGGGCTGAAGGCACCCCCCAACCGCCAACTGGCCGAACCCGCAACCGACGCCGGCATGGGGGGGGACCTGACCGGGATGCAGCGCCTGGCCATGCAGCGCAGGGCCGAACTTCGTCTGATCCAGGCCCAGATAACCGCTGCCCGCGGCACCCACAGGGCAGCCAAAAGCGGCCATCTGCCGGTACTGACCGGGAACGCCGATGTCGGCTATGCCGACCGGAACTTCCCGCCGGAGGGGAACGTCTGGAATGTCGGGGTCTCGCTCTCCGTGCCGATCTTTTCCGGCTATGCCGTGACGAGCCGCGAACAGGAGGCTTCCGCCCAGATCAGCGCCCTCGAAGCCAGGGCAGAGGACACCAGGCTCTCCATCGTCAAGGAGGTCGAGACCGCCTGGTTCGCCATCAGGGATGCGGAGTCGAGGCTGGAGGCAACGGCAAAAGAGCGGGATGCGGCCCATGAAACCCTTGCCCTTGCCCTGGGGCGTTACGGGGAAGGGGTAGGCTCGATCATCGAGGTTACCGATGCCCAGGCCCAGGCCCTGTCGGCCGACACGGCCAACATCGAGGCAGTCTACGATATCGGCATTGCCCGGGCGCGCCTGGCGCGCGCCGTCGGGTCGGAATAG
- a CDS encoding 4-carboxymuconolactone decarboxylase — protein sequence METYYDPKDLDKFPDIGKDAPELAKKFFSYYGAVFSEGALTEREKALIALAVAHAVQCPYCIDAYTRSCLEKGSNLEEMTEAVHVVNAIRGGASLVHGVQMRKIAEKLSL from the coding sequence ATGGAGACCTACTACGACCCGAAGGACCTGGACAAGTTTCCGGACATCGGCAAGGATGCGCCGGAGCTGGCGAAGAAATTCTTCAGCTATTACGGGGCGGTATTCAGCGAAGGCGCCCTCACCGAACGGGAAAAGGCACTGATCGCCCTGGCTGTTGCCCATGCGGTGCAGTGCCCCTATTGCATCGACGCCTATACGCGCAGCTGCCTGGAAAAGGGATCGAACCTGGAGGAGATGACCGAGGCGGTGCACGTGGTCAATGCCATCAGGGGGGGCGCCTCGCTGGTCCATGGGGTGCAGATGCGCAAGATCGCGGAGAAGCTGTCGCTCTAG
- a CDS encoding ATP-binding cassette domain-containing protein: MFAVEVENLTKIYGEGDRAVTALTDASFTVRPGELVAILGPSGSGKTTLLTTIGLVNEPTRGRVMLDGELVANDGWRAGLDIKKVRREKLGFIFQAHNLIPFLTTLENVMIAMDINGVPPKEAKARGIELLESLGLGHRLNHYPALLSGGESQRTAIARALANRPRVILADEPTAALDSENGKNVMMLLKRLAVDNSSAILVVTHDQRMVEGFDTIYTVSDGRIVGEKRNGHSPEA; this comes from the coding sequence ATGTTTGCCGTCGAAGTGGAAAATCTGACCAAGATCTATGGCGAGGGGGACCGGGCCGTTACCGCCTTGACCGACGCGAGCTTCACGGTCCGCCCCGGCGAGCTGGTGGCGATCCTCGGTCCTTCGGGTTCGGGGAAGACCACCCTGCTTACCACCATCGGCCTGGTGAACGAGCCGACCCGCGGCAGGGTGATGCTGGATGGCGAACTGGTGGCAAATGACGGCTGGCGGGCCGGCCTGGATATCAAGAAGGTGCGCCGGGAAAAGCTCGGGTTTATCTTCCAGGCCCATAACCTGATCCCGTTTCTGACTACCCTGGAAAACGTCATGATTGCCATGGATATCAACGGCGTCCCCCCAAAGGAGGCCAAGGCGCGGGGTATAGAGCTCCTGGAGAGCCTGGGGCTCGGCCACCGGCTCAACCATTACCCGGCACTCCTCTCCGGCGGGGAATCGCAGCGGACCGCCATTGCCAGGGCCCTGGCCAACCGGCCGAGGGTGATCCTGGCGGACGAGCCGACCGCAGCACTGGACAGCGAAAACGGCAAAAACGTCATGATGCTGCTCAAGCGTCTGGCCGTGGACAACAGCTCGGCCATCCTGGTGGTGACCCACGACCAGCGGATGGTGGAAGGGTTCGACACCATCTATACGGTGAGTGACGGCCGGATCGTCGGAGAGAAGCGAAACGGCCATTCCCCCGAGGCGTGA
- a CDS encoding SRPBCC domain-containing protein has protein sequence MNCRWYNEPTLERHHPLDLMITISTAIHIDAPARRTWELLTDFDLYPHWNPLVRRVSGTLAPGERLELVMELPELPPFKLHPVIETVTPDRELAWQSRLAIPGILSWRYCFLIEQLSPEQQRFSQVMTFTGLLAPLFAPVMRRFLLAGAEKLNRALLKWAGKEVQCLRC, from the coding sequence ATGAACTGTCGATGGTACAATGAGCCGACTCTGGAACGGCACCATCCCCTGGACCTCATGATCACCATTTCCACCGCCATCCATATCGACGCACCGGCGCGACGGACCTGGGAGCTTCTCACCGATTTCGATCTCTACCCCCACTGGAATCCGCTGGTTCGCCGCGTAAGCGGAACCCTTGCCCCAGGTGAGCGGCTGGAGCTGGTCATGGAGCTGCCCGAACTCCCTCCGTTCAAGCTCCATCCGGTCATCGAAACCGTGACCCCGGACCGGGAACTCGCCTGGCAGAGCAGGCTTGCCATCCCCGGCATCCTCTCCTGGCGCTATTGCTTTCTCATCGAGCAGCTCTCGCCCGAGCAGCAGCGGTTCAGCCAGGTGATGACCTTCACGGGCCTGCTGGCGCCGCTGTTCGCGCCGGTCATGCGGAGATTCCTGCTCGCCGGGGCGGAAAAGCTGAACCGGGCGCTCCTGAAATGGGCGGGGAAAGAGGTCCAGTGCCTCCGCTGCTGA
- a CDS encoding efflux RND transporter periplasmic adaptor subunit — translation MKRAFVGKWKKPLLWTAGIAVAVVVLKLTLLAPPQVKGVRPAARDLVAEVYGNGTVEAKVMVAVAPKINGRIVALFADQGDTVRRGQLLARLDNREFSEQVRQSEAMVQRARATGNLEKANLEKARATLALAERNAQRYRSLAEKNLVSRQEAEQYETACLVAREEVARAVAAVEAACQETATGSAGKEVARSRLADTEIYAPQDGIIVSRDLEHGAVAASGQSIFTMADPATVWVKANVDESLLAGIGVGKPAQISLRSAQQVAIPGHVARLARQSDRVTEELEVDVAFDKPRKDFRIGEQADVYITAAAKRGVLALPSAAVVSRGAQRGVWVVVDGRLAFRPVEIGIEERNGFSEIRKGLAATDLVAVAPPEAMARFRDGKRVRVGS, via the coding sequence ATGAAACGCGCTTTTGTGGGTAAATGGAAAAAACCGCTTCTCTGGACCGCAGGGATCGCCGTTGCGGTAGTTGTCCTGAAACTGACCCTGCTCGCCCCACCGCAGGTGAAGGGGGTCCGGCCGGCCGCACGGGACCTGGTTGCCGAGGTGTACGGCAACGGCACCGTGGAGGCCAAGGTGATGGTGGCCGTGGCGCCCAAGATCAACGGCCGGATCGTTGCCCTCTTTGCCGATCAGGGTGATACCGTGCGCCGGGGGCAGCTGCTGGCCAGGCTGGATAACCGCGAATTCTCCGAGCAGGTCCGGCAGAGCGAGGCGATGGTGCAGCGGGCCAGGGCAACCGGGAACCTGGAGAAGGCCAACCTGGAGAAGGCCAGGGCCACCCTGGCGCTGGCCGAACGGAACGCCCAGCGCTACCGCTCGCTGGCGGAGAAGAACCTGGTTTCCCGCCAGGAGGCAGAGCAGTACGAGACCGCCTGCCTGGTGGCGCGAGAAGAGGTGGCGCGGGCCGTTGCCGCTGTCGAAGCGGCGTGCCAGGAGACGGCGACCGGCAGCGCCGGCAAGGAGGTGGCCCGTTCCCGCCTGGCCGATACCGAGATATATGCGCCGCAGGACGGCATCATCGTCTCCCGCGACCTGGAGCACGGGGCGGTCGCGGCAAGCGGCCAGTCGATCTTTACCATGGCCGACCCGGCAACGGTCTGGGTGAAGGCGAACGTCGACGAATCGCTGTTGGCAGGGATCGGCGTGGGCAAGCCCGCCCAGATATCCCTTCGTTCGGCCCAGCAGGTTGCCATCCCCGGCCATGTTGCCCGCCTGGCGCGGCAGAGCGACCGGGTCACCGAAGAGCTGGAGGTCGACGTCGCCTTTGACAAACCGCGCAAGGATTTCCGCATCGGCGAACAGGCCGACGTCTATATCACCGCCGCCGCCAAACGGGGCGTGCTGGCCCTCCCCTCGGCGGCCGTGGTCAGCAGGGGGGCCCAGCGCGGGGTCTGGGTCGTCGTCGACGGCCGGCTGGCGTTCCGCCCGGTCGAGATCGGCATTGAGGAGCGAAACGGCTTCAGCGAGATCCGCAAAGGCCTGGCTGCGACCGATCTCGTTGCCGTGGCGCCGCCCGAGGCGATGGCCAGATTCAGGGACGGCAAAAGGGTCCGGGTCGGATCATGA
- a CDS encoding FtsX-like permease family protein, with protein MNLALRDIRHHRGRFVQTCLGLGLLLGVVMSMGGIYRGLFTDATAILTATGADLWVVQQDTSGPFAATSRIPEDAKYRIRGVPGVAAASALSFQNIQIERTGKPYRFFLIGYELNGLGGPPLIVAGRPIRQKHYEIVVDKAMKLPLGERLRLAGDDYTVVGITEKMVSSSGDPVAYVTLADAQKIQFKDDNNAIRNSRARMEEQLAASRALAPGQAERLAPVVSGIAGSTHIVNTVVAQLAPGANLAQVKERISRWNHLRPFSRLEQEEILTKGMIQKAKMQLGLFRVILLVISGVIISLIIYTMTLDKLRVIATLKLIGTQNRVIVGLIMQQSLLMGLVAYGIGYAAIWSTHDKFPRRVDLVAIDLQLLFVIVVVICIAASMVGIRKALKVEASQALGG; from the coding sequence ATGAACCTGGCACTGCGCGACATACGCCATCACCGGGGGCGATTCGTCCAGACCTGCCTCGGCCTGGGGCTCCTGCTCGGGGTGGTCATGAGCATGGGAGGGATCTACCGGGGGCTCTTTACCGATGCCACCGCGATCCTCACCGCTACCGGCGCCGATCTCTGGGTGGTGCAGCAGGACACCAGCGGTCCGTTCGCCGCCACCTCGCGTATCCCCGAGGATGCCAAATACCGGATCAGGGGGGTCCCCGGCGTGGCTGCCGCTTCGGCCCTCTCGTTCCAGAACATCCAGATCGAGCGGACCGGCAAGCCCTACCGGTTTTTCCTGATCGGGTACGAGTTGAACGGCCTGGGTGGGCCGCCGTTGATCGTAGCGGGGCGGCCGATCAGGCAGAAGCATTACGAGATCGTGGTGGACAAGGCGATGAAGCTCCCGTTGGGGGAACGGCTGCGGCTTGCCGGCGACGACTATACCGTGGTGGGCATCACCGAAAAGATGGTCTCCTCCTCCGGCGACCCGGTCGCCTACGTGACCCTTGCCGATGCCCAGAAGATCCAGTTCAAGGACGACAACAACGCCATCCGGAACAGCCGGGCCAGGATGGAGGAGCAGCTCGCTGCCAGCAGGGCGCTTGCGCCGGGTCAGGCCGAGCGGCTGGCTCCGGTGGTCTCCGGTATCGCCGGCTCGACCCACATCGTCAATACGGTCGTGGCACAACTGGCGCCGGGTGCAAACCTGGCGCAGGTCAAAGAGAGGATCTCCCGCTGGAACCATCTGCGCCCCTTTTCCCGGCTGGAGCAGGAAGAGATCCTGACCAAGGGGATGATCCAGAAGGCCAAGATGCAGCTCGGCCTGTTCCGGGTGATCCTGCTGGTGATCTCCGGGGTCATCATCTCCCTGATCATCTATACCATGACTCTGGACAAGCTGCGGGTGATCGCCACCCTGAAGCTGATCGGGACCCAGAACCGGGTCATTGTCGGCCTGATCATGCAGCAGTCGCTGCTCATGGGGCTCGTGGCCTACGGCATCGGCTACGCGGCGATCTGGTCCACCCATGACAAGTTTCCCCGCCGGGTCGACCTGGTTGCCATCGACCTGCAGCTCCTGTTCGTCATTGTCGTGGTGATCTGCATCGCCGCCAGCATGGTGGGGATTCGCAAGGCCCTGAAGGTAGAGGCCTCACAGGCGTTGGGAGGGTGA